In the genome of Streptomyces sp. P3, the window CGGCACGGGTTCCGGCGCCGTGCCCCGGGATGCGACACCTCTACCGTTCATGGGCCACTCCGCCTCGCTCTCGCCCGGCCGTCGCGGGCCGGGCCGCCGGAACCGCGCCCCGGCATGCCGGCCGCCCGCGCCCGCCGCCCCACCGGGCCGTTCCCGCACCCGGCCCGGGGAACATCCGTCCGGAGCCCGAACCTCCTGACGCGTCCGTCCGCGTCCAGTCTGGCAGCGGCACGACGACTTTGCGGGCGGCTCGGTGGATCTTGGGCGTGCGGGGCCGGGCCGGACGTGCCCGGCATCGAAGCGGCTGTCCCCGTAGGCGGTTCGGCCTAGAATTCCGGTCATGGCCCTGACCATGAGCGACGTGGACCGGTTCGAGGCGGCACGACCCCGTCTGGGAGCGATCGCCTACCGTCTCCTCGGCTCGGCGAGCGAGGCGGAGGACGCCGTGCAGGAGACCTTCCTGCGCTGGCAGGCCGCCGACGTCGAGCGCGTCGAGGTCCCCGAGGCCTGGCTGACGAAGGTGCTCACCAACCTGTGCCTCAACCAGCTCACCTCGGCCCGCGCACGGCGTGAGACCTATGTGGGCCAGTGGCTCCCCGAGCCGCTGCTCGCCGGCGACCCGATGCTCGGCCCGGCCGACACGGCCGAACAGCGCGAGTCGGTGTCGTACGCGGTGCTCGCCCTGCTGGAGCGCCTCTCCCCCAACGAGCGGGCGGTGTACGTGCTGCGGGAGGCGTTCGACTACCCGCACCGGGAGATCGCCGCGATCCTCGACCTCACCGAGTCGGCCAGTCAGCAGATCTTCCACCGCGCCAAGAAGCACGTCGCGGACGGCAGGACCCGCACCGAGATCGACGAGGCCGCCGCCCGGCGGATCATCGACGAGTTCCTGGAGGCCGCGACCAGCGGCCGGACCGAGCCGCTGGTGCGACTGCTGACCGAGGACGTCGTCTCGGTCGGCGACGGCGGCGGAAAGGTCCCGGCCCGCGCCAGGGCCTTCGAGGGCGCCCTCGCCGTCGCGAAGTTCATGCGGGGCCTGTTCAAGCCCGGCAAGGCCAAGCGCGCCCTGGTCGGCGGTTCGCCCGGGATGTACGCCGCGACCGCCAACGGCGGCCCCGCCGTCGTGGCGGTCGTCGACGGACGGGTCATCGGCGTCATGTGCCTGGAGGTCACCGCCGAGGGCATCGCCGCGTTCCGCAACCAGGTCAACCCCGACAAGCTCGAACGCGCGACCGAGCGGTGGGCGGCCGCAGACCACGGCGAACCCCTGGTCGTCCCCTTCTGACTCCCCTCCGCGTCGATGTGAGGTGCTTCACACTCCGTACCTGTCAGGAAACGGCGGGCCGTCCGGTTCAGGAGGCGAATCCGCTCAAGACAGGAGCAGGGATATGCAGCACCGCATCATCGTCCTCGGAGCCGGATACGCCGGAGCCGTCGTCGCGGGCCGCCTCGCCAGGCGGCTGCGCCCGGAAGACGTCGCCGTCACCCTCGTCAACGCCGAGGCCGACTTCGTCGAGCGCGTCCGTATGCACCAGCTCGCGGTGGGCCAGGATCTTCCGCCCCGGCCGCTCGACGAGATGTTCGCGGGCACCGGCGTCGAGCTGAGGGTCGCGAGGGTCACCGGCGTCGACGTCGACCGCAGGGCCGTGACCGTCGTCGACGCGAACGGCGCCGGGGAGCTGGCCTACGACACCCTCGTGTACGCCCTCGGCAGCGACTGGAACGACCAGGGCGTCCCCGGGGTCGCCGAGCACGCCCACCAGATCGCCGGCCGCCCCGGGGCGCTCCGGCTGCGCGAGCGCCTGGCCGGGCTCACCGCCGGGCAGCCCGTGGTCGTGGTCGGCGGCGGTCTCACCGGCGTGGAGGCGGTCACCGAGATCGCCGAGGCCCGCCCGGACCTCGACGTGGCCCTCGTCGCCCGCGACGGTCTCGGCGACTGGCTCTCGGCCAAGGGGCGCGGGCATCTGCGGAAGGTCTGCGACCGGCTCGGCGTCACCGTGCACGAGCACGCCGCCGTCACCGGCGTCGAGGCCGACCGTGTCACCACCGCCGACGGCGGGTCGGTCCCGGCCGCGGTCACGGTGTGGACGACCGGCTTCGCCGTCCACCCGATCGCGCGGGCCACCGCCCTGGAGGTCACCGACACCGGCCGGATCGTGGTCGACGCCACCATGCGCTCGGTCTCGCACCCGGACGTGTACGCGGTCGGCGACGCGGCCATGGCGAAGGGCGTCGGCGGCAAGCCGCTGCGGATGTCGTGCGCCTCGGGCGTCCCCATGGCGTGGCAGGCCGCCGACGCCGTCGCGGCCCGCCTGACCGGCGGGAAACTCCCGGACACGCCGCTGCGCTACTTCAACCAGTGCATCTCGCTGGGGCGCGGGGAGGGCCTGATCCAGTACGTCACCGGCGACGACCGCGCCGTGCGGGGGGCCCTGACGGGACGGCTCGCCGCCGCCTACAAGGAACTGGTCTGCAAGGGCGCGGCCTGGGGCGTCGCCCACCCGCTGCTCGGGCCGTCCCGGCGCCGGCCCGTCGTGCGGGAGGCCGTGCGGGAGCAGGCGAACCCGGGAGCCCCGGCGAGCCCGTCCGCCCCGACCGGTGCGCCCGATGCGGTCGGGGCACGCGTCCTGACCGGTTCACCCGTCCCGAACGGCCCGGTGGACTCGACGGACCCGGGGGTCGAGGCGCCGGCGTGACGCGCATCCGGACCGGGCGCCGTCGACGTCCGGGCGGCGCCCCCGCGGAGCGGTCCGCGCGGGGGCGTCGCGGCGTCCGGGACGTGTGTCCCTCGAGGGCTGCGCCCGGGCGATCAGTCGGTGCCGCCGGGCGTCCCGTTCGCGGCCCGGTGGTACTCGGCGTTGATGCGCTGGGCCTCCTCGAGCTGGTCCTCGAGGATGACGATGCGGCAGGCGGCCTCGATCGGCGTCCCCCGGTCGACGAGTTCGCGGGCGCGGGCGGCGATCCGCAGCTGGTAGCGGGAGTACCGGCGATGTCCCCCCTCCGAGCGGAGCGGGGTGATCAGCCGCGCCTCACCGAGGGCTCGCAGGAACCCCGGGGTGGCTCCGATCATCTCGGCCGCCCGGCCCATCGTGTATGCGGGGTAGTCGTCGTCGTCCAGACGATCACCGAGAGGGTTGTCCGTTGTCATGTCACCTCGCTGTGCAACGCGTCGAGGGGCCCCGGCGCCGTACGGCACCAGGGCCCCGAGGGAAATTCAACACCATCTGTCGGTCTTGCCGCTGTGCCGACCCTTCGGTTACCGCCGGTCGGCCCGGCGCGGGAGGCGCGGCGCGCCGTCGCTGGGCGTCACTCCCGCTGCTCCGGAGGAACCCCGCCGACCTGCGACAAGAGCCGCGGCCGGGTGGGCGTGCGGGGCGGGTGGCGGCCCCGGCCCGCCCCGCTCCGATCAGCAGCCCGGCCGGTGCCGGCCGCGTCGCCCGGTCCACGTGTTCACGACCGCGGGGCGGTATACGGAGCGGCGACTGCATAAAATGTGCTCTCATGTCGAACCCCGATGAGCTGCTCGTCGCCATCTCCGCCGCGGTGGAGTCCGAGCCGAGCAATCAGATGTCGCTGACCGTGGTCGTGGGCGGCGCCGTCATCACCGGCCGGCTGGCGCCGGAGGCCGTGTGGAGGGAACGGGTGGCGGAGGTCCTGAAGGACTCCGACCGGCTCGGCCCGTTCTCCGAGATCTTCGCCCGTGACCCGCGAGAGGGCAGGACCGGCGGTGAGGCGCCCACGCACCTGCACTTCCATCTGGCCCGCATCCTGCAGGGCAACCTGGGGATCCCCGAGGCGGGAGGCATGTACCGGGTCGCGATCAAGGACGTCGGCGCGTGGACCGTGGGCGACTTCAGCTACTTCGACCGGTGAGTCGCCGGCCCGTCCGCGCGTCCCGAGGGACGCGGCGGCGGCCGACGGTCACGAAGGACCACGCGCGGATCAGTGGGAGAGGGCGAGTCCGCCCGGGGTCCGGGCGTGCTCGCCCGCATCCCCGGGTCGGGCGCCCGACCGGATCCCGTGCGATCGCGGCGATCCGTCCAGGACGTCCCGCAGACGGATCCGGTCCGTGTAGGCGGAACTGCCGCGGAGGGCCGCGAGCCGGGCCAGGGTGACCACGCCCGTGCTCTGGTCGTCCCCGTCGCACACGGTCAGGTACCCGACACGGGCGCCCGCAATGACGGCCAGGGCGACCTCGACCGTCATGTCGTCACAGACCCGGGGCGCGTGCGCGTCGACGACGTCCTCCCTGGTCGCGGTCATGGCCAAGGTCGCGGGGGCGGGGTGCGCGGTGGTGCGGTACTGCGTCTGAGCCGGCGTCAAAGGTGCCTCCTGCGATGAGGGGTCGGGGTCCTGTACGGGCGTGGGTACGCCGGGGCCCAGGGAGGCAGCGCTCTCCCTGGGCCCCGGCGCGGAACAGGTCTCAGGCGGCCGAGTCGAGGTCGGGCCTGCGCGGCGTCCGGCGGCGCACCGCCGCGACTACCGGCCTGCCCTGGCCGGCGCGGTCCCGGCGCCCCCGGGAGGGCGACGACGTACGGCGGGGGCGCTCCACGGCCGGCGCGGTGATGACGACCGGGACGCCGGACGGGGTCCGTGCCCCGGTGATGCGGCTCAGCTCCGCCTCGCCCGACCGGACCGGGGTGACGCGCGCGTCGATGCCGGCGTCGGCCATCAGGCGGGCCATACCGCGGCGCTGGTGCGGCAGGACGAGGGTGACGACGGTGCCGGACTCGCCGGCGCGGGCGGTGCGGCCGCCGCGGTGCAGGTAGTCCTTGTGGTCGCCGGGCGGGTCGACGTTGACGACGAGGTCGAGGTTGTCGACGTGGATGCCGCGGGCGGCGACGTTGGTGGCGACCAGCACCGTGACGTGTCCGTCCTTGAACTGGGCCAGGGTGCGGTTGCGCTGCGACTGGGACTTGCCGCCGTG includes:
- a CDS encoding RNA polymerase sigma-70 factor codes for the protein MALTMSDVDRFEAARPRLGAIAYRLLGSASEAEDAVQETFLRWQAADVERVEVPEAWLTKVLTNLCLNQLTSARARRETYVGQWLPEPLLAGDPMLGPADTAEQRESVSYAVLALLERLSPNERAVYVLREAFDYPHREIAAILDLTESASQQIFHRAKKHVADGRTRTEIDEAAARRIIDEFLEAATSGRTEPLVRLLTEDVVSVGDGGGKVPARARAFEGALAVAKFMRGLFKPGKAKRALVGGSPGMYAATANGGPAVVAVVDGRVIGVMCLEVTAEGIAAFRNQVNPDKLERATERWAAADHGEPLVVPF
- a CDS encoding NAD(P)/FAD-dependent oxidoreductase: MQHRIIVLGAGYAGAVVAGRLARRLRPEDVAVTLVNAEADFVERVRMHQLAVGQDLPPRPLDEMFAGTGVELRVARVTGVDVDRRAVTVVDANGAGELAYDTLVYALGSDWNDQGVPGVAEHAHQIAGRPGALRLRERLAGLTAGQPVVVVGGGLTGVEAVTEIAEARPDLDVALVARDGLGDWLSAKGRGHLRKVCDRLGVTVHEHAAVTGVEADRVTTADGGSVPAAVTVWTTGFAVHPIARATALEVTDTGRIVVDATMRSVSHPDVYAVGDAAMAKGVGGKPLRMSCASGVPMAWQAADAVAARLTGGKLPDTPLRYFNQCISLGRGEGLIQYVTGDDRAVRGALTGRLAAAYKELVCKGAAWGVAHPLLGPSRRRPVVREAVREQANPGAPASPSAPTGAPDAVGARVLTGSPVPNGPVDSTDPGVEAPA
- a CDS encoding MerR family transcriptional regulator; the encoded protein is MTTDNPLGDRLDDDDYPAYTMGRAAEMIGATPGFLRALGEARLITPLRSEGGHRRYSRYQLRIAARARELVDRGTPIEAACRIVILEDQLEEAQRINAEYHRAANGTPGGTD